Proteins encoded within one genomic window of Rhinolophus sinicus isolate RSC01 linkage group LG14, ASM3656204v1, whole genome shotgun sequence:
- the PLEKHO1 gene encoding pleckstrin homology domain-containing family O member 1 isoform X2, giving the protein MTVFTPAYIQGESQVKDEKNVQEVFDLSDYEKCEELRKSKSRSKKNHSKFTLAHSKQPGNTAPNLIFLAVSPEEKESWINALNSAITRAKNRILDEVTVEEDSYLAHPTRDRAKIQHSRRPPTRGHLMAVASTSTSDGMLTLDLIQEEDPSPEEPTSCAESFRVDLDKSVAQLAGSRRRADSDRIQPSSDRAGGLPRPWEKPDKGATYTPQAPKKLTPTEKARCASLEEILSQRDTAPACTLPVRAEDPQTLIPPHPGQLSRIQDLVARKLEKTQELLAEVQGLGDGKRKAKDPPRSPPDSESEQLLLETERLLGEASSNWSQAKRVLQEVRELRDLYRQMDLQTPDSHLRQTTQHSQYRKSLM; this is encoded by the exons gtgaaagatgagaaaaatgttcAAGAGGTGTTTGACCTGAGTGACTATGAGAAGTGTGAGGAGCTCCGGAAATCCAAGAGCAGGAGCAAGAAAAATCATAGCAAGTTTACGCTTGCCCACTCCAAACAGCCCGGGAACACG GCGCCCAACCTGATCTTCCTGGCAGTGAGTCCAGAAGAGAAGGAGTCATGGATCAATGCCCTCAACTCCGCCATCACCCGCGCCAAGAACCGCATCTTGGATGAG GTCACCGTTGAAGAGGACAGCTATCTTGCCCACCCCACTCGAGACAGGGCAAAAATCCAACACTCCCGCCGCCCCCCTACTCGAGGACACCTAATGGCCGTG GCTTCGACCTCCACCTCGGATGGGATGCTGACGTTGGACCTGATCCAGGAGGAGGACCCTTCCCCCGAGGAACCCACTTCTTGTGCTGAGAGCTTTCGGGTGGACCTGGACAAGTCTGTGGCCCAGCTGGCGGGCAGCCGGCGGAGGGCAGACTCAGACCGCATCCAGCCCTCCTCGGACCGGGCAGGCGGCCTTCCCCGACCTTGGGAAAAGCCAGACAAGGGGGCCACCTACACCCCCCAGGCACCCAAGAAGTTGACCCCCACAGAGAAAGCCCGCTGTGCCTCATTGGAGGAGATCCTGTCTCAGCGGGACACTGCTCCAGCCTGCACCCTCCCAGTGCGGGCCGAGGACCCCCAAAccctcatcccaccccacccGGGGCAGCTGTCCCGGATCCAGGACCTGGTAGCAAGGAAACTGGAGAAGACTCAGGAGCTGCTGGCAGAGGTTCAGGGACTGGGAGATGGGAAGCGAAAGGCCAAGGACCCCCCTCGGTCTCCTCCCGATTCTGAGTCAGAGCAGCTGCTGCTGGAGACAGAGCGGCTGCTGGGAGAGGCGTCGTCGAACTGGAGCCAGGCGAAGAGGGTGCTGCAGGAAGTCAGGGAGCTGAGGGACCTGTACAGACAGATGGACCTGCAGACCCCCGACTCCCACCTCAGACAGACCACCCAGCACAGTCAGTACCGGAAGAGCCTAATGTGA
- the PLEKHO1 gene encoding pleckstrin homology domain-containing family O member 1 isoform X3, whose amino-acid sequence MAVASTSTSDGMLTLDLIQEEDPSPEEPTSCAESFRVDLDKSVAQLAGSRRRADSDRIQPSSDRAGGLPRPWEKPDKGATYTPQAPKKLTPTEKARCASLEEILSQRDTAPACTLPVRAEDPQTLIPPHPGQLSRIQDLVARKLEKTQELLAEVQGLGDGKRKAKDPPRSPPDSESEQLLLETERLLGEASSNWSQAKRVLQEVRELRDLYRQMDLQTPDSHLRQTTQHSQYRKSLM is encoded by the exons ATGGCCGTG GCTTCGACCTCCACCTCGGATGGGATGCTGACGTTGGACCTGATCCAGGAGGAGGACCCTTCCCCCGAGGAACCCACTTCTTGTGCTGAGAGCTTTCGGGTGGACCTGGACAAGTCTGTGGCCCAGCTGGCGGGCAGCCGGCGGAGGGCAGACTCAGACCGCATCCAGCCCTCCTCGGACCGGGCAGGCGGCCTTCCCCGACCTTGGGAAAAGCCAGACAAGGGGGCCACCTACACCCCCCAGGCACCCAAGAAGTTGACCCCCACAGAGAAAGCCCGCTGTGCCTCATTGGAGGAGATCCTGTCTCAGCGGGACACTGCTCCAGCCTGCACCCTCCCAGTGCGGGCCGAGGACCCCCAAAccctcatcccaccccacccGGGGCAGCTGTCCCGGATCCAGGACCTGGTAGCAAGGAAACTGGAGAAGACTCAGGAGCTGCTGGCAGAGGTTCAGGGACTGGGAGATGGGAAGCGAAAGGCCAAGGACCCCCCTCGGTCTCCTCCCGATTCTGAGTCAGAGCAGCTGCTGCTGGAGACAGAGCGGCTGCTGGGAGAGGCGTCGTCGAACTGGAGCCAGGCGAAGAGGGTGCTGCAGGAAGTCAGGGAGCTGAGGGACCTGTACAGACAGATGGACCTGCAGACCCCCGACTCCCACCTCAGACAGACCACCCAGCACAGTCAGTACCGGAAGAGCCTAATGTGA